AAtcagaggaaaagcgagcCAAAAGAGAATCTGGGACAACGCAGAATCTTTTCGTGGAAAGAAGTGCTGTCAACCCGGCGGCTtgcggaggaaaaggaaagaaccaCATACGGAAGGTTCGATTTTGGCGTTACGCCGGCAAAAAAATAActcggagaaagagggacACAGGCTGTCGGGGAAAGATATGCGGGATGTAAGGGTTTACTCTCTCCTGTGAGCGTATTCCCTCCTGGCGATAAAGGGAAATAAAGGGAAAAGCTGTTGCAGAGGTTGCGGGCTGAAtaagagaaagggaagacgaaaacgcaaacgcAGGAAAATCCACCACAGATTTTACTTCGCTTCTGgacagacgacgacgaaAGAAGATGAAAAAAAAAtcggaagggagaggagccGAGGTGAAAGGATTCAGAAACTCAGACGAATCGATGACGAACTTCCGCCATGATTGAGGAAGGTTACAACGAGATGAACTACACCCGCTACTCCTCTTCCAATGCTACATACAACTGGGATAacaaaaacggagaaaggtGTAAGGTAAAAGACCACGGCAAGGCGGGCGCCAACAGGAGCTATACACTTACAGCGACGGTATGATTACATGCTTAAAATATGCAGctacatgtatgtgtatggCTGCCACAAACACATAGATAAGGAAGGAACGgaacagagagcgaaagagttGACTCGGACACAGTTTTTGGTCGATGCTGCAGATAGCACGCGCATAGTTGAGTGGGAAAtagaacacagagaaaaaatgaCGACCGAAGATTTGATTCCGAATAGACGACAAACAAGTCAAAAGAACGTGACTCCGTCACACAGGCCGTGCCGCGGCGACAACTTCTCGTGCGTAGTGCTTTCGACAAGGCTGCCAGGTTTCTTTTATCGAGACACTGAAAAACCTTTTCCTGCGTCATTGATGTTTACCTTTTTAGAAATCAAAAACAAGGCTTTTGGCCACGTAGAACCATGGAGGGTGGTGGACCGCCGGTGGGCCGtcaaacaaagagagagtgCCAATCACGCAGCTAAGGAAATTCGGAAGGAAGACCGTGTGCAGGGGAACGAGTGTTCTCGCCTACTAGTCACGAATGTCAAAGGAACTCGTTATGCAGTGGGAGAGTGTCAATTGTTATCAGCCCGCGACACCGCTAGAACCTTTGTGCACGGGACGAACCAGCATGTATACACAGCAGAACAGCGGAAAAGTAGGAGTTAATGAACATACGCAAGTCGGAGTTCCTTCACAGAGGACGTAGAGGAAATGTAGCATACAAGTAGACAAGCGTATCTCCACGCATTTCTTTCCGTTCTTCCCTATGAGAAGTAACAATCTCGTAATGGGATAACCGCCCCTGCTGGCGGCCTCTGTTGAGAGCATCTCCTTCGGGCTGGGGGTGTGGGTTTCACCCGTCTTTGAAAAGCGTGCGTTCCTGGCCTTCGAGGCCATGACCCAGAAACAGGAAGATGGTTTTGGCGCCTTCAGCTGTATCAATTTCTTCGCACGCCGTTGCAAATGTTTGGAAACAACGCAGCTGAGCATTGAGTGTATCCTTAACTTGAAGCGTAGATCGTGGACGTGTGTTTATCAGTAAAAGTCCCCATGGCGCCTATCCCGTAACTGACTGCGAAGCGATAGCGAACAGAGTTCAAGAAATATTCAGAGTCCGTCCCACTTCCGTCAGCATTTTTCGTGTGCAACTTCTGGTGAAAAGTGTGCAGATAAAACGCAAGCACATCGAGCGATCCAGAACAGGTGATCTCTTCAAAAGGGAGCGAAATTGTCCGTTGCAGTCCTGCAGACGAACTGTTCGTGACTTGTGCTGCTTATGTGCTTGTGCAGGTGTGTCTCGAAGAAGAGCCCATCAagtctcgtgtctccttcaaCCTTTTAGGCGCACATTGCTGACCATCGGTTGAGTGGGTTTGAAGAATCCACGGCCGGAGTGCCCGTGTTCCAGATTATGACTAAAAGCCTGCATCTGTCACGATAACATACTGTAATCTGGAATTGATTCTCTCTCCCCTGAAAACGGTGGGAAAAGATGAATATCGAAATCGACAGCAGACGTATATATCAGCGGTGAATGCTACGCCATCATACTAGGGGAGATGCACCTGTCGCCTTCTGATGAGTGAGGAACAGCAAACAAGAAGACGGGCAATATATCTGGCAGAAACATCTAAGCACGACTAGAGTGTTTGTAAAGCGTCTCGCAGAGTGCTGCCGCCTCTGTACAGTCGACGAGCCGAGGAAAGCGTTCAACTTCCTCCTTGGCAACAAGCATCCGCCAACGCTGCTATGAAAGCTAGAACAGAGGCAAGAATATCCCAGAGAGGTCTTCTGGCGGTGCCTAGAACTGAAACGTCTGGCATGGTATTGAAACCTGAACAGGAAAATGAGattctgtttgtctctcaCGTACATCTGTGCGTTGGGGAAAGCGGCCGCCATTAGTTGACCAAGCTGTGCCATTGCTCTCGCGAAGCAAGCTCCTGCTCGAAGAAACGACTGGATTTTACTTCTCGACCTACGGAGAAAAGTCTACCATCATGTTCGTGGGTGACGAAACCAAAGTACATCGAAGCCACTGCCAGTATGGTGTATCTGCATATTCACCATGCTGTGCCTTGGTCGTCGCCGTCACGTGTCTCCGACCAGCTCATCCTCGCTGGGTCCCCCCAAGCACACGATACTTACTGTTACCAGAAATATTTTGTCCATACACGATGACGAAAGCCACCTGAGTCGAACGCTACCGCTAGCTTTGTTGCTGCCCGTTCCGAAAGGTGTCTTTTTCAGCAGTCAGCGACGCATTCAGAGACGAGTTTGTTGCCCCGTAGCAGGCAACGCAAACGCCAGGCATTGTGGAGGCCCTCCATCCGGCTCCAGGTTCTCAAAGACTCCCTTATGTCAAATGTTTGTTTAATTTATTGTCGCTGTCAAATCCCACAGTCGCTTATAGCTTGGTGAGTGGATGGCACTGGCAGCACGCCGGACTCTTGTTTCTCGTTAGCGCGTAGGGCTCGTTGTGCgactgttttcttccgcctcttcaGCGCAGGTGAAACGAGCACGCTGTTTGCGTGTCTTGTCCAGTCCTCCTCGaggccttcgccttcctttgtAGAGAAAGGAGTTCTTCCAATTTTAGGGTGGGCCAAATGACGCACCCAAATCCCCTTCAAACACGTTTTTCGCGCAGTgcttccctcgtttctcggATGCCGCTGGTTcggctcttcttcaccaTCGCCGCGccacttctcttctccccctccccctgtccgtttctgcctctcAAAACGCACTGCCTCGCAATTCAGCTGGGAAAACCCCAAGGATCGCCGCCGGCGTCACAAAAAGAAGCAATTAGGGACACGGGGGTTTCTCACCAGAAAGGGGAACCGTCGGATAGCTCATCTGAACCTAAACCGCAAGGCACCGTCGCGGAGACGCCCGGAGCAGCGTCTGCCGCAGCAGCGGAAGTTGGTCGACCTTCTCGGTCCTCCGCTGGgccggggaagaagaagagaggtcCATCCTTGTTCACCGAGGAAACGATGGGACCGTCCAAGAGACATCCTTGCTTAAAGACCCTGGCTGCAGCTGTCGAGCGCTTTCAGGCACAGCACCTCACTGGCAGGGACGCAGCTAAAGCGTTTGTTGACGCCATCCAAGAATGCGGCATTCAAGTAGTCGCCAGCGACTACGACAGAACCGCCATTTCGGTTCACTCGGGTCAGCACGCCTACGAAAACACTTACTGGTCTACCCTCCCGACAGTTCTAcagtatacatacatgcatacatacacacgaACATATgaacacatgcatgtatgcttGACATGGATATATCCACAAGGTACAAGCGTTTTATTTACCGCCATGTGTAACTGCAGGCGACTCTGGGAAGGAAGAAATGAAGCCGTCCATCGTAGTTGTTTTCGATGTGAGTTTATGTTGTGAATAATCGGGTTTTATCGGACATCTTCCTGTGCAGGTGGCAGTGCGCGACGCGACGATCTTTCCGTGCTTGGGGCTTTGACTCCTGACTTCAAGTTGCTTGGAGAAGAACTTACAAGACGAAATATCCCAATTTACTTTGTCACCTTTTCTGGTAAGGTCGCCACACAACGCCGTTTCGACTCCAGAGTGATGTCAGACACCCGGACGTGTCGTCTTGTGCGTTCATCAGTGAAGGAATGTATGAGCGTAAAAGATTGTTTAGATACTCGCAAGTCTCCGCGTACGCACACGCGTATCATGATACAGGTAGGGTGCATGTACATGTAAAACGGGAGGGACATTGGACACACGACGTTGCCGGTAAAAGGGTCGGTTATGTTCactgtctttgtttttttatGCTTCAGATAAGGGGGAGAATCGCGGTGACAGGATAGCGGCGGGACCCCTCGTCGAGGCTACGCTGAAAGCCAGTAATGCGAATTTCGAAGCCCAGGGTGTCTTTGGCTACTACCCACCGTAAGGCGAAATTCCTAGACCCTTCCTACGATTAGTTGGTACTATTTTCTAGCATATTTGCATTGATACAGACGCTTATGTCTGCACTTTGCTCCTTAACTTCTATAGCCCCCcccttttcgccttcctgccACCGTTGCTTGCTCGTCTCGTATTGCAAATGAATATTGATCAAGAGCATTTTCGCTCGCGCGCGATACACACTCTGCAATGCATTTATTTTCCGTATCAACACGTGCTTGCCTGAGCTGACGTAGGACGATGAGCTGCCTCAGTGGCTACCTGTTAACGATACTGCATTCTCACATCCGGCGTTCACAAGTTCATAGACTGCCTTCCCTCTGGTGCAAAAATGCGAGTTGCCTCATGGCTGCGTCGCGGCCTTACAAAAAGACGACACGCGGGAAATTTCGCGTGTTTCAACTGGGACGTGCTTATTCGTTTGTCACGTCACGCACGCGTCTCCGTACATCTTCGTGTAAATGGGTG
This window of the Toxoplasma gondii ME49 chromosome VI, whole genome shotgun sequence genome carries:
- the ROP9 gene encoding rhoptry protein ROP9 (encoded by transcript TGME49_243730) → MTHPNPLQTRFSRSASLVSRMPLVRLFFTIAAPLLFSPSPCPFLPLKTHCLAIQLGKPQGSPPASQKEAIRDTGVSHQKGEPSDSSSEPKPQGTVAETPGAASAAAAEVGRPSRSSAGPGKKKRGPSLFTEETMGPSKRHPCLKTLAAAVERFQAQHLTGRDAAKAFVDAIQECGIQVVASDYDRTAISVHSGGSARRDDLSVLGALTPDFKLLGEELTRRNIPIYFVTFSDKGENRGDRIAAGPLVEATLKASNANFEAQGVFGYYPPFYSEPEDYAPLGLSAPMPTDKSFHIQQVSKASGVPEDKILLLDDDRANCVNFCRSGGAAIHVSGHEGFDFGAVRVVVKPSLIMQ